From a region of the Candidatus Hydrothermales bacterium genome:
- a CDS encoding sigma-54 dependent transcriptional regulator → MIKKISILNDNYTFVKSIERFLSEKGFKAEGFVDEEEFLKSFEAERPDVVLLDYKLRKYDGITILKRIKEKDRSIYVIMITAYGSIENAVEAMKEGAYYYLTKPFDPEAVLILIEKIIEEKMKEEEKLELIRTISGEVPDIVGKSEKFLKALELSKKVAKEDTTVLIIGESGTGKEVFARFIHLNSKRRDGPFIAINCAAIPKELLENELFGSEKGAFTGAYRTKIGKFELADGGTLFLDEIAELPLELQPKLLRAIENKEIERLGGTKKIVIDTRIIAATNRNLKELVKKGLFREDLYYRISVFPIVLPPLRERKEDIILISENFIKKIGRKIGKKLKISEEAKAILLSYDYPGNVRELENILERAAILSTDGIIKREDLLIEVGEESKREPKVGKLRDILKIEIERIEREVIENSLRATEGNISRASKILGISRKSLYKKIKKYGINI, encoded by the coding sequence ATGATTAAAAAAATTTCAATCCTAAATGATAACTACACTTTTGTTAAATCAATAGAAAGATTTTTAAGTGAAAAGGGATTTAAGGCAGAAGGATTTGTAGATGAAGAAGAGTTTCTAAAAAGCTTTGAAGCAGAAAGACCCGATGTTGTTTTACTCGACTACAAATTAAGAAAATACGACGGGATAACTATCCTAAAGAGAATAAAAGAGAAGGATAGAAGTATTTATGTAATTATGATAACAGCTTATGGATCAATAGAAAATGCGGTAGAGGCAATGAAAGAGGGAGCCTATTATTATTTGACAAAACCCTTTGACCCTGAGGCAGTTTTGATTCTGATAGAAAAAATAATAGAAGAGAAAATGAAGGAGGAAGAGAAGTTAGAACTTATAAGAACGATAAGTGGGGAAGTCCCTGATATAGTAGGTAAAAGTGAGAAATTTTTAAAGGCTCTTGAACTTTCTAAGAAAGTAGCAAAGGAAGACACAACGGTACTGATAATAGGTGAGTCTGGAACAGGAAAAGAGGTTTTTGCAAGATTTATACATTTAAACTCAAAAAGAAGAGACGGCCCCTTTATAGCTATTAACTGCGCAGCAATTCCTAAGGAGCTCCTTGAAAATGAACTTTTTGGTTCAGAAAAGGGAGCCTTTACAGGTGCTTATAGAACAAAAATTGGTAAATTTGAATTAGCAGATGGGGGAACTCTTTTTCTTGATGAAATTGCAGAGCTTCCTCTTGAACTTCAACCAAAACTTTTAAGGGCGATTGAAAACAAAGAAATTGAAAGGTTAGGGGGAACAAAAAAAATAGTTATAGACACAAGAATAATAGCGGCTACAAATCGAAATTTAAAAGAACTTGTAAAAAAGGGTCTTTTTAGAGAGGATCTTTACTATAGAATTTCTGTATTTCCAATAGTACTTCCTCCCTTAAGAGAAAGGAAAGAAGATATAATTTTAATTTCAGAGAATTTTATAAAGAAGATTGGGAGAAAAATTGGAAAGAAACTAAAAATAAGTGAAGAGGCAAAGGCGATACTTCTTTCTTATGATTATCCAGGTAATGTAAGAGAGCTTGAAAATATACTTGAGAGGGCAGCGATTTTAAGTACTGATGGTATTATAAAAAGGGAGGATCTTTTAATTGAAGTGGGTGAAGAAAGTAAAAGGGAGCCTAAAGTCGGGAAACTAAGGGACATTTTGAAAATAGAAATTGAAAGAATTGAGAGGGAGGTAATTGAAAATTCTCTGAGGGCTACGGAGGGCAACATATCAAGGGCAAGTAAGATTTTAGGCATATCTCGAAAATCTTTATATAAAAAGATAAAAAAATATGGAATAAATATTTAG
- a CDS encoding HAMP domain-containing sensor histidine kinase translates to MKLFFFFLFVTGVTNFLIHFHEYLNTKRLLKIFLEREREKLREILSQEKFVSFPEIEMIVSYKSGFEVIYKKENVILSGEDLREISKIKDFYLDKNQKFWLNLKDEKVLVRYENLPLIYIITLNSNLRLFFNFLFTLTFFLLLYAFYIVISNFFVWLEEKDKKITDLFKDLFGKSVLKEMEEIESKRKFIEIAEISALFSHELKNSLQSILTYMKLVRNKIEDSIFDKIYEEVKSLNSTMEDYQRYIIKGEKVTLESVNIKEVVLEALEELSFDKEVEIIKNIEEANLRGNKILLKKMVSNILKNSQEAIEKKGKIKIEGFLRDNKYFLYIEDTGIGMDKKVLERATEPFFTTKARGLGLGLFFVKKIAEIHSAKLEIESKKGKGTKVKLEFPL, encoded by the coding sequence AGAAAGAGAAAGGGAAAAATTAAGGGAAATTTTATCTCAAGAGAAATTTGTAAGTTTTCCAGAAATAGAAATGATAGTTTCCTATAAAAGTGGGTTTGAGGTGATCTATAAAAAGGAAAACGTTATTTTAAGTGGAGAAGATCTAAGGGAGATAAGTAAAATAAAGGACTTTTATCTAGATAAAAATCAAAAGTTTTGGTTAAACTTAAAAGATGAGAAGGTGTTAGTTAGATATGAAAATTTGCCTTTAATTTATATAATTACATTAAATTCAAATTTGAGGCTTTTTTTTAATTTTCTCTTTACCCTAACTTTTTTCTTGCTTCTTTATGCTTTTTACATTGTAATAAGTAACTTTTTTGTATGGTTAGAGGAAAAAGATAAAAAAATAACTGATCTATTTAAGGATTTATTTGGAAAATCTGTCTTAAAAGAAATGGAAGAGATAGAAAGTAAAAGAAAGTTTATAGAGATAGCTGAGATTTCAGCCCTCTTTTCCCATGAACTCAAAAATTCACTTCAATCTATTTTAACTTATATGAAATTAGTTAGAAACAAAATTGAAGATAGTATTTTTGATAAAATTTACGAGGAAGTAAAAAGTTTAAACAGTACAATGGAGGATTATCAGAGATATATTATAAAAGGTGAAAAAGTTACACTGGAGAGTGTTAATATTAAAGAAGTTGTGTTAGAGGCCTTAGAAGAACTGAGCTTTGACAAAGAAGTAGAAATAATAAAAAATATTGAGGAGGCAAATTTAAGGGGAAATAAAATTTTATTAAAAAAGATGGTTTCTAACATTTTAAAAAATTCTCAAGAGGCAATTGAAAAAAAGGGAAAAATTAAAATAGAGGGATTTTTAAGAGATAATAAATACTTTCTTTATATTGAAGATACAGGAATTGGAATGGATAAAAAAGTTCTTGAAAGAGCCACAGAACCCTTTTTTACAACTAAGGCAAGGGGACTTGGACTTGGACTATTTTTTGTTAAAAAAATAGCAGAAATCCATAGCGCTAAACTTGAGATCGAAAGCAAAAAGGGAAAAGGAACAAAAGTAAAACTTGAATTTCCGTTATGA